A genome region from Nicotiana tabacum cultivar K326 chromosome 13, ASM71507v2, whole genome shotgun sequence includes the following:
- the LOC107781441 gene encoding derlin-1 isoform X1, giving the protein MSSPAEFYKSLPPVSKAYGTACLVLTTACQLGLFDLVDIALLYELVFSHFQVWRLITNFFFLGKFSINFGIRLLMIARYGVQLESGPFQRRTADFLWMMIFGALTLLALSLIPFFRSPFLGISIVFMLLYIWSREFPNANINIYGLVTLKAFYLPWAMLGLDVIFGSPIMPDLLGIIAGHLYYFLTVLHPLATGKNFLKTPIWVHKLVMRWKIGAPTATPAQPDNAGAAFRGRYYRVGGATAYPAQPDRGSGAATTDTVQPDSSSGVAFRGRSYRLGG; this is encoded by the exons ATGTCATCTCCTGCTGA GTTCTATAAATCACTTCCACCTGTAAGCAAGGCTTACGGGACTGCTTGTCTAGTTTTGACAACTGCATGTCAATTGGGACTGTTTGATCTTGTTGATATTGCATTATTGTATGAGCTAGTATTCTCCCATTTTCAG GTATGGAGATTGATaacaaatttcttctttcttgggaagttctcaattaattttggGATTCGCCTCTTGATGAT AGCAAGATATGGAGTGCAACTGGAGAGTGGACCTTTTCAAAGACGAACAGCAGATTTTCtgtggatgatgatatttggagctttgacATTGTTG GCTTTATCGCTAATCCCCTTCTTCCGCTCCCCATTCTTGGGCATATCAATCGTTTTCATGCTTTTATATATCTGGAGTAGAGAATTCCCAAACGCTAATATCAATATTTATGGTCTTGTGACCCTAAAG GCGTTTTACTTGCCGTGGGCCATGCTCGGTTTAGATGTTATTTTCGGATCACCAATTATGCCAGATCTCTTGGGGATCATTGCTGGACATCTCTATTACTTCTTAACCGTGTTGCATCCACTTGCCACGGGGAAGAACTTTTTGAAGACACCAATATGGGT ACATAAGCTGGTTATGCGTTGGAAGATTGGAGCACCTACTGCTACTCCTGCACAACCTGATAATGCCGGTGCAGCTTTCAGAGGGAGATATTATCGGGTTGGAGGAGCAACAGCTTATCCTGCACAGCCTGATAGGGGTTCTGGTGCAGCAACAACTGACACTGTGCAACCTGATAGCAGTTCTGGTGTAGCATTCAGAGGGAGATCATATCGCCTTGGTGGGTGA
- the LOC107781441 gene encoding derlin-1 isoform X2, which produces MENWFYKSLPPVSKAYGTACLVLTTACQLGLFDLVDIALLYELVFSHFQVWRLITNFFFLGKFSINFGIRLLMIARYGVQLESGPFQRRTADFLWMMIFGALTLLALSLIPFFRSPFLGISIVFMLLYIWSREFPNANINIYGLVTLKAFYLPWAMLGLDVIFGSPIMPDLLGIIAGHLYYFLTVLHPLATGKNFLKTPIWVHKLVMRWKIGAPTATPAQPDNAGAAFRGRYYRVGGATAYPAQPDRGSGAATTDTVQPDSSSGVAFRGRSYRLGG; this is translated from the exons ATGGAGAATTG GTTCTATAAATCACTTCCACCTGTAAGCAAGGCTTACGGGACTGCTTGTCTAGTTTTGACAACTGCATGTCAATTGGGACTGTTTGATCTTGTTGATATTGCATTATTGTATGAGCTAGTATTCTCCCATTTTCAG GTATGGAGATTGATaacaaatttcttctttcttgggaagttctcaattaattttggGATTCGCCTCTTGATGAT AGCAAGATATGGAGTGCAACTGGAGAGTGGACCTTTTCAAAGACGAACAGCAGATTTTCtgtggatgatgatatttggagctttgacATTGTTG GCTTTATCGCTAATCCCCTTCTTCCGCTCCCCATTCTTGGGCATATCAATCGTTTTCATGCTTTTATATATCTGGAGTAGAGAATTCCCAAACGCTAATATCAATATTTATGGTCTTGTGACCCTAAAG GCGTTTTACTTGCCGTGGGCCATGCTCGGTTTAGATGTTATTTTCGGATCACCAATTATGCCAGATCTCTTGGGGATCATTGCTGGACATCTCTATTACTTCTTAACCGTGTTGCATCCACTTGCCACGGGGAAGAACTTTTTGAAGACACCAATATGGGT ACATAAGCTGGTTATGCGTTGGAAGATTGGAGCACCTACTGCTACTCCTGCACAACCTGATAATGCCGGTGCAGCTTTCAGAGGGAGATATTATCGGGTTGGAGGAGCAACAGCTTATCCTGCACAGCCTGATAGGGGTTCTGGTGCAGCAACAACTGACACTGTGCAACCTGATAGCAGTTCTGGTGTAGCATTCAGAGGGAGATCATATCGCCTTGGTGGGTGA